A region from the Mesorhizobium shangrilense genome encodes:
- a CDS encoding cation diffusion facilitator family transporter, whose amino-acid sequence MVEAGNMMAIEAKAAAKKKVAALAFWSIIIAAVVLGLKLAAWYVTGSVALYSDALESIVNVIASIAAFWAIQVSHKPADQDHPFGHHKAEYFSAVLEGVLIILAALLILNEVWRSWQASAPLEQPWKGLAINGVATAINAFWAWLLIRAGRAEKSPALIADGNHIMTDVVTSIGVFGGLVGAILTGWHILDPALAVIVALNILWQGWHVIGSSMNGLMDRAVDMQEHIHIRDIISANCKGALEVHDLKTRIAGRATFIEFHLVVDADMSVGASHVICDRIEDALRAEIPSVRVIIHVEPEEEAKLPKGTTAVPFA is encoded by the coding sequence ATGGTCGAAGCCGGTAACATGATGGCGATCGAGGCAAAGGCGGCGGCCAAGAAGAAGGTGGCAGCGCTCGCCTTCTGGTCGATCATCATTGCTGCCGTCGTGCTCGGCCTGAAGCTCGCCGCCTGGTATGTCACCGGCTCCGTGGCGCTCTATTCCGACGCGCTGGAATCGATCGTCAACGTCATCGCCTCGATCGCCGCCTTCTGGGCGATCCAGGTCAGCCACAAGCCGGCCGACCAGGATCACCCGTTCGGCCATCACAAGGCCGAATATTTTTCGGCCGTGCTCGAAGGCGTGCTGATCATCCTTGCGGCACTCCTGATCCTCAACGAAGTCTGGCGTTCCTGGCAAGCCTCCGCCCCTCTCGAACAGCCTTGGAAGGGCCTGGCCATCAACGGCGTAGCCACGGCGATCAACGCCTTCTGGGCCTGGCTGCTGATCCGCGCCGGCCGGGCGGAAAAGTCACCGGCGCTGATCGCCGACGGCAATCACATCATGACCGATGTGGTCACCTCGATCGGCGTCTTCGGCGGCCTGGTCGGTGCCATTCTCACCGGTTGGCATATCCTCGATCCGGCACTTGCCGTCATCGTGGCGCTGAACATCCTGTGGCAGGGCTGGCATGTCATCGGTTCGTCGATGAACGGTCTGATGGACCGCGCCGTCGACATGCAGGAACACATCCACATCCGCGACATCATCTCGGCCAACTGCAAGGGCGCGCTGGAAGTCCACGACCTGAAGACCCGCATCGCCGGCCGCGCCACCTTCATCGAGTTCCATCTGGTTGTCGATGCCGACATGTCGGTCGGCGCCAGCCACGTCATCTGCGACCGCATCGAGGACGCGCTGAGGGCCGAAATCCCCTCGGTTCGCGTTATCATCCATGTCGAGCCCGAGGAAGAAGCCAAGCTGCCCAAGGGCACGACGGCCGTTCCGTTCGCGTAA
- a CDS encoding succinylglutamate desuccinylase/aspartoacylase family protein, with protein sequence MQKSIERVAGDAEGVSYEFPVFRFTGTDKSAPSAYLQAALHAGELPGVVAIDALMPMLDKAEAEGRIKGSLTIVPWANPIGRAQYHFGEHQGRFHLGTRTNFNRGFPLLPAPDTALLPDTTLGTADQRLKSRLVQLSLGHDIVLDLHCDDEGLAYLYIHTSLWPAMADCAAAMGVDGVLLWSEDADGTFEGAAIMPYQNAPADVAKLDRRVATTVEYRGILDVDGALAASDAEGLYRLLVVRGAITDTTLPAPGPFTGLAAPLENIDMMPAPRAGAVLYDVKPGDRVAKGARLATIVHTPGEAGGRTEIFAPQDGLILTRRSRRIIRAGEDLLKLVGDRKSADARSGTLED encoded by the coding sequence ATGCAGAAATCGATCGAACGCGTTGCCGGCGACGCCGAGGGCGTTTCCTACGAGTTCCCGGTGTTCCGCTTCACCGGCACCGACAAATCAGCACCGTCGGCCTACCTGCAGGCCGCCCTCCATGCGGGCGAACTTCCGGGCGTCGTCGCCATCGACGCACTGATGCCGATGCTCGACAAGGCTGAAGCCGAAGGCCGCATCAAGGGCTCGTTGACGATCGTGCCTTGGGCCAACCCGATCGGCCGCGCCCAATACCATTTCGGCGAGCACCAGGGTCGCTTCCACCTGGGCACCCGCACCAATTTCAACCGTGGCTTCCCGCTGTTGCCCGCGCCCGACACCGCACTTTTGCCTGACACCACGCTTGGCACTGCCGACCAGCGGCTGAAGAGCCGGCTGGTGCAGCTATCGCTCGGCCACGACATCGTGCTCGACCTGCATTGCGACGACGAGGGCCTCGCCTATCTCTACATCCACACCAGCCTGTGGCCGGCAATGGCCGACTGCGCCGCCGCCATGGGCGTCGACGGGGTGCTGCTATGGAGTGAGGACGCCGACGGCACGTTCGAGGGCGCCGCGATCATGCCCTACCAGAACGCGCCGGCCGATGTGGCGAAGCTCGACCGCCGTGTCGCCACCACCGTCGAATATCGCGGCATCCTCGATGTCGACGGCGCCCTGGCCGCCTCCGACGCCGAAGGACTTTATCGCCTCCTCGTGGTGCGTGGCGCGATCACCGACACCACCCTGCCCGCGCCCGGTCCGTTCACCGGCCTTGCCGCGCCACTTGAAAACATCGACATGATGCCGGCGCCCCGGGCCGGCGCCGTCCTCTATGATGTGAAGCCCGGCGATCGCGTCGCCAAGGGCGCGCGCCTTGCCACCATCGTCCACACGCCGGGCGAAGCCGGCGGGCGTACCGAGATCTTTGCGCCACAGGATGGCCTCATCCTGACGCGGCGCTCCCGCCGCATCATCCGCGCCGGCGAAGACCTTTTGAAGCTCGTCGGTGACAGGAAGAGCGCCGACGCACGGTCGGGAACGCTGGAGGACTGA
- a CDS encoding DsrE family protein, with protein sequence MRRRDIFRVVLAGAGTLLGLRTAAAATAEEKPKVAYHLSDVDKVGFVLGNIKNHYEGTGGNVEIVLVVHGPALAAFKSKSASGAISSRLSGLTQQGLSPYACANTMRGMDIALTDLLDGFHAADRGGVVKLAELQRQGYAYLRP encoded by the coding sequence ATGCGACGTCGCGACATTTTTCGCGTGGTTCTTGCCGGAGCAGGAACGCTTCTCGGCCTGCGAACGGCGGCAGCGGCCACGGCGGAAGAGAAGCCCAAGGTCGCCTACCATCTGAGCGACGTCGACAAGGTCGGCTTCGTGCTCGGCAACATCAAAAACCATTATGAGGGCACAGGCGGCAATGTCGAGATCGTGCTGGTCGTGCATGGCCCCGCACTTGCCGCCTTCAAGTCGAAGAGCGCTTCCGGGGCCATCTCCAGCCGTCTCTCCGGCCTGACCCAGCAAGGCCTCAGCCCCTATGCCTGCGCCAACACCATGCGGGGCATGGACATAGCGCTGACCGACCTGCTCGACGGTTTTCATGCCGCCGACAGGGGCGGTGTCGTCAAGCTCGCCGAACTGCAACGCCAGGGCTATGCGTATCTGCGGCCATAG
- a CDS encoding putative quinol monooxygenase, with protein MYGLIGKMRATRGQRDAVMDILRASTGALPGCLSYVIARDPADADAIWVTEVWTDAASHKASLQLPEVQAAIAEARQMIAGMEFRIETHPVGGFGLSPAKTD; from the coding sequence ATGTACGGACTGATCGGCAAGATGCGGGCGACGCGCGGCCAGCGCGATGCTGTGATGGACATCCTGCGTGCCAGCACCGGCGCGCTGCCGGGATGCCTGAGCTATGTGATCGCCAGGGACCCGGCCGACGCCGACGCGATCTGGGTGACGGAGGTGTGGACGGACGCCGCCAGCCACAAGGCATCGCTGCAGCTGCCGGAAGTGCAGGCAGCCATCGCCGAGGCACGCCAGATGATTGCCGGCATGGAATTCCGCATAGAAACTCACCCCGTGGGCGGCTTCGGCCTGTCTCCCGCCAAGACCGATTGA
- a CDS encoding MFS transporter, translated as MSDPAKGTFRSLAGFNYRLWAGGAIVSNVGTWMQRTAQDWVVLTQLTHNNATAMGVVMALQFAPQILLLPWTGFAADHLDRRKLLLVTQGAMGLLALGLGLLTITGLVQLWHVYLFAFLLGCATAFDSPARQTFVSDLVGEADLSNAVALNSTSFNAARMIGPAVAGTLIASVGSGWVFLINAASFAAVLASLGLLRVGELHLKDKAQRTKGSLVEGFAYVWGRPDLKAILFMLFLIGTFGLNFPIFISTMSVSVFHAGASQYGLLTSTMAIGSVAGALLAARREQPRMVFLLAGAAVFGFGFALAALMPNYWLFGLSLIVIGVSAQTVTTSTISLVQLSTEPAMRGRVMAILLAITLGGTPIGAPIVGWVADSFGPRWALGVGALAGLAAAAIVARYLMRYHHMRLLVNAGRARIVMDADAALEHA; from the coding sequence ATGAGCGATCCCGCCAAGGGCACGTTTCGTTCGTTAGCCGGCTTCAACTACCGGCTCTGGGCCGGCGGCGCGATCGTGTCCAATGTCGGGACGTGGATGCAGCGCACCGCCCAGGACTGGGTGGTGCTGACCCAACTGACCCACAACAATGCGACCGCCATGGGCGTGGTAATGGCGCTGCAGTTCGCGCCGCAGATCTTGCTTTTGCCATGGACCGGCTTTGCCGCCGATCATCTCGACCGTCGCAAGCTGCTGCTGGTCACGCAAGGCGCCATGGGCCTGCTCGCGCTCGGCCTTGGCCTGCTCACCATCACCGGGCTTGTCCAGTTGTGGCATGTCTATCTGTTCGCGTTCCTGCTTGGCTGCGCGACCGCGTTCGACTCGCCGGCGCGCCAGACATTCGTCTCCGACCTGGTCGGCGAGGCCGACCTGTCGAATGCAGTGGCGCTGAACTCCACCTCGTTCAACGCGGCGCGGATGATTGGCCCGGCCGTCGCCGGTACCCTCATCGCTTCCGTCGGCTCGGGCTGGGTGTTTCTCATCAATGCGGCGTCGTTTGCAGCCGTGCTTGCCTCGCTTGGCTTGTTGCGTGTCGGCGAGCTTCACCTGAAGGACAAAGCACAGCGAACGAAGGGCAGTCTTGTCGAGGGCTTTGCCTATGTATGGGGCCGTCCCGACCTCAAGGCCATCCTTTTCATGCTGTTCCTGATCGGCACGTTCGGGCTGAATTTTCCGATCTTCATCTCGACCATGTCCGTCTCGGTCTTTCATGCGGGGGCAAGCCAGTACGGGCTGCTGACGTCGACGATGGCGATCGGCTCGGTCGCCGGCGCATTGCTCGCCGCCCGGCGCGAGCAGCCCCGCATGGTGTTCCTTCTGGCTGGCGCGGCGGTCTTCGGTTTTGGCTTTGCGTTGGCCGCGCTCATGCCCAACTACTGGCTGTTCGGCCTCTCGCTCATCGTCATCGGCGTTTCCGCGCAGACCGTCACCACCTCGACGATCAGCCTGGTGCAGCTGTCGACCGAACCGGCCATGCGCGGCCGCGTCATGGCCATATTGCTGGCCATCACGCTCGGCGGTACGCCCATCGGCGCGCCGATCGTCGGCTGGGTGGCCGACAGTTTCGGCCCGCGTTGGGCGCTTGGCGTGGGGGCGCTCGCGGGGCTGGCGGCGGCTGCCATCGTGGCGCGCTATCTGATGCGCTATCACCATATGCGGCTGCTCGTGAATGCCGGACGCGCGCGCATCGTCATGGACGCCGACGCGGCCCTGGAGCATGCATGA
- a CDS encoding MFS transporter — MTLKNRSAGAAQRWLVLLSVCLAAMTMPLTFIGPAVALSRIAGELGGGPIELNWVTNAFMLTFGASLMALGALADNHGRKRIFLSGLFTYVLASLAAMLAPDIVWFDVFRAAQGIGSAAAFAGGASALAQEFEGPTQLRAFSLLGTSFGIGLAFGPIACGMLIDAFGWRSIFLLVVGLAVVAFILGARHLRESRDPDAAGVDWPGAATFTLALASLTYGVLGAPQSGWTSPFVLALLTVAVLFLAAFVVVERRVRRPMLDLTLFRYPRFVGVQLLAAAPAYAFVVLLVLLPIRFIGIEGMTEVQAGQMMISLSGPLLVLPMLAGLLARSVAPATLCGIGLLIAAVGLVWLSQVPAGSLAVVAPLLAIGIGISLPWGLMDGLAVSVVPKERAGMAVGIFNTTRIASEGVALAIVSAALSGFTAAQLAARGVASNATEAAQLLVTGNLGSAATKSLPQADQAMLVHAYETAFDILLMVLATVTVVTAIVVFLGLRRGPASEQEPPALEACQEA, encoded by the coding sequence ATGACGTTAAAAAACCGATCCGCCGGCGCGGCGCAGCGCTGGCTCGTCCTTCTCTCGGTATGCCTGGCCGCGATGACGATGCCGCTGACCTTCATCGGGCCGGCTGTTGCCCTGTCGCGCATCGCCGGCGAATTGGGCGGCGGCCCGATCGAACTCAACTGGGTGACGAACGCCTTCATGCTGACCTTCGGCGCCAGCCTGATGGCGCTTGGCGCTCTCGCCGACAATCATGGCCGCAAGCGGATATTCCTGTCCGGCCTGTTCACCTATGTCCTCGCCTCGCTGGCTGCGATGCTGGCACCTGACATCGTCTGGTTCGATGTCTTCAGGGCGGCTCAGGGCATCGGCAGCGCGGCGGCATTTGCCGGCGGCGCATCGGCCCTCGCCCAGGAATTCGAAGGACCAACCCAGTTGCGTGCGTTCAGCCTGCTTGGCACCAGCTTCGGCATCGGGCTCGCCTTTGGGCCGATCGCTTGCGGCATGCTCATCGATGCCTTCGGCTGGCGTTCGATCTTCCTTCTCGTCGTCGGGTTGGCGGTCGTGGCTTTCATCCTCGGCGCGCGCCATCTCCGCGAATCCCGAGACCCGGATGCGGCAGGCGTTGACTGGCCAGGCGCCGCCACCTTCACGCTGGCACTCGCATCGCTCACCTATGGCGTGCTCGGCGCCCCGCAAAGCGGCTGGACGAGCCCCTTCGTGCTGGCACTGCTCACCGTTGCCGTGCTTTTCCTGGCAGCCTTCGTCGTCGTTGAACGGCGCGTGCGCCGGCCGATGTTGGATCTCACGCTGTTTCGCTATCCGCGTTTCGTCGGCGTTCAGCTTCTGGCCGCCGCCCCCGCCTACGCCTTCGTGGTGCTGCTGGTGCTGTTGCCGATCCGCTTCATCGGCATTGAGGGCATGACCGAGGTCCAGGCCGGGCAAATGATGATCAGCCTGTCGGGGCCCTTGCTGGTCCTGCCGATGCTTGCCGGCCTTTTGGCGCGCTCGGTCGCACCGGCCACGCTCTGTGGCATCGGCCTGCTCATTGCTGCGGTCGGGCTCGTCTGGCTCAGCCAGGTTCCGGCTGGCAGTCTCGCGGTGGTGGCTCCGCTCCTGGCAATCGGTATCGGCATCAGCCTGCCATGGGGGTTGATGGACGGGTTGGCCGTCAGCGTCGTGCCCAAGGAGCGCGCAGGAATGGCTGTAGGCATCTTCAACACCACCCGCATCGCTTCCGAGGGTGTAGCCCTGGCAATCGTCAGCGCGGCTCTTTCCGGTTTCACAGCCGCGCAGCTCGCCGCGCGAGGCGTTGCCTCGAACGCAACCGAAGCGGCCCAGTTGCTCGTCACCGGCAATCTTGGTTCCGCCGCGACGAAGAGCCTGCCGCAAGCCGACCAAGCCATGCTGGTCCACGCTTACGAGACCGCCTTCGACATCCTGCTGATGGTGTTGGCAACCGTCACCGTCGTGACCGCTATCGTCGTCTTCCTCGGTCTTCGGCGCGGACCGGCGTCTGAACAAGAGCCGCCTGCTCTGGAGGCGTGCCAGGAAGCGTAG
- a CDS encoding MarR family winged helix-turn-helix transcriptional regulator: MNDDRNHQNDPDAARALAVAEELRVVVSRLKRRLREQADVGDLTSSQKSMLLHLEREGPATVTVLARAQNMRPQSMGAIVSKLEVAGLVDGAPDPSDGRQTILSLTPACREMITAGRAARQDWLFRAIQTNLDREEQEQLADAIELLKRLAAS, from the coding sequence ATGAATGATGATCGCAACCACCAGAATGATCCCGATGCCGCGCGCGCCCTGGCTGTCGCGGAAGAGCTTCGGGTCGTGGTCAGCAGGCTGAAACGGCGTCTGCGTGAGCAGGCCGATGTCGGTGACCTGACCTCCTCGCAGAAGTCGATGCTGCTGCATCTGGAACGTGAAGGTCCAGCGACAGTCACGGTACTGGCGCGGGCCCAGAACATGCGCCCGCAATCGATGGGCGCCATCGTCTCAAAGTTGGAAGTGGCCGGTCTGGTGGATGGTGCACCGGATCCGAGCGATGGCCGGCAGACCATCCTCTCGCTGACGCCCGCCTGCCGCGAGATGATTACGGCCGGGCGCGCAGCCCGCCAGGACTGGCTGTTCCGCGCCATCCAGACGAATCTTGATCGCGAGGAGCAGGAGCAATTGGCTGATGCCATCGAATTGCTCAAGCGGCTCGCCGCCTCCTGA
- a CDS encoding SDR family NAD(P)-dependent oxidoreductase yields the protein MPQNTLSIPDLAGKAVLVTGASTGIGAALALAYAAQKSRVALHYNSSRQAAETLAGTIRDGGGEVFLVQGDFSVPADVERVVEDSAGHFGRLDGLVNNAGGMLGRVPYAEQTEAHYDAVMDLNARSVLTASRKAIPWLKKQGGFIVNTSSIAARNGAGGGAGLYGSAKAFVSNVTRGMAKELIGFGIRVNAVAPGTIATPFHERYSTDEQMKGMVATIPQGRAGTAQDCVGAYLFLSSDLLSGYITGQVIEVNGGQLMP from the coding sequence GTGCCGCAAAACACGCTCTCGATCCCCGATCTCGCCGGCAAGGCGGTGCTCGTCACCGGCGCCTCGACTGGGATAGGGGCAGCATTGGCACTGGCCTATGCCGCGCAAAAAAGCCGGGTTGCGCTGCACTACAATTCGAGCCGGCAAGCAGCCGAGACACTTGCCGGCACCATCCGTGACGGCGGCGGCGAGGTGTTTCTCGTCCAGGGCGATTTTTCGGTGCCTGCCGATGTCGAGCGTGTCGTCGAGGACAGCGCTGGGCATTTCGGCCGGCTCGATGGCCTGGTCAACAATGCCGGCGGCATGCTCGGCCGCGTGCCTTATGCGGAGCAGACCGAGGCGCATTACGATGCGGTGATGGACCTCAACGCCCGCTCCGTGCTGACCGCCTCGCGCAAGGCGATACCGTGGCTGAAGAAACAGGGCGGCTTCATCGTCAACACATCCTCGATCGCCGCGCGCAACGGCGCCGGCGGCGGCGCCGGGCTCTACGGTTCGGCCAAGGCCTTCGTCTCCAATGTGACGCGCGGCATGGCCAAGGAACTGATCGGCTTTGGCATACGCGTCAACGCGGTGGCGCCCGGAACCATCGCCACCCCTTTCCATGAGCGCTATTCGACCGACGAACAGATGAAGGGCATGGTCGCCACCATCCCGCAGGGTCGCGCCGGCACGGCGCAGGATTGCGTCGGCGCCTATCTGTTCCTCTCCTCCGATCTCCTGAGCGGCTACATCACCGGTCAGGTGATCGAGGTGAATGGCGGCCAGTTGATGCCTTGA
- a CDS encoding anthranilate synthase, translated as METAMTTMKVLENGAEQFVTAGGVTITRERHDRPYEGAIDAYVDGLNSRRGAVFSSNYEYPGRYTRWDTAIIDPPLVISARGRAMRIEALNGRGEALLPILGRTLGGLAEVTITETSKKLIRLDVAKPGRVFTEEERSRVPSVFTVLRAITALFKTAEDANLGLYGAFGYDLAFQFDPVDHKLERKESQRDLVLFLPDEILVVDHYSAKAWTDRYDYSGDGFSTEGLPRDEVVEPFKSPDRIPPRGDHEPGEYANIVRKAMDSFKRGDLFEVVPGQMFYERCETAPSDISRKLKAINPSPYSFFINLGEGEYLIGASPEMFVRVNGRRIETCPISGTIKRGDDAISDSEQILKLLNSKKDESELTMCSDVDRNDKSRVCEPGSVRVIGRRQIEMYSRLIHTVDHIEGRLREGMDAFDAFLSHAWAVTVTGAPKLWAMRFIEQNEKSPRAWYGGAIGMVNFNGDMNTGLTLRTIRIKDGIAEVRAGATLLFDSVPEEEEAETELKASAMLSAIRDAKAGNAASTERTTARVGDGVNILLVDHEDSFVHTLANYFRQTGANVSTVRTPVPEEVFDRLKPDLVVLSPGPGTPKDFDCAATIKKARARDLPIFGVCLGLQALAEAYGGELRQLHIPMHGKPSRIRVSKPGIIFSGLPKEVTVGRYHSIFADPVRLPDDFIVTAETEDGVIMAFEHRKEPIAAVQFHPESIMTLGHNAGMRIIENIVAHLPRKAKEKAA; from the coding sequence ATGGAGACGGCAATGACGACGATGAAAGTTCTGGAAAACGGCGCCGAACAGTTCGTGACCGCGGGTGGCGTGACCATCACCCGCGAGCGTCATGACCGGCCCTACGAAGGCGCGATCGATGCCTATGTCGACGGGCTGAATTCGCGCCGGGGCGCGGTGTTTTCCTCGAACTACGAATATCCCGGTCGCTACACGCGATGGGACACCGCCATCATCGACCCGCCGCTGGTGATCTCCGCACGCGGCCGCGCCATGCGCATCGAGGCGCTGAACGGCCGTGGCGAGGCGTTGCTGCCGATCCTCGGTAGGACACTCGGCGGCCTCGCCGAGGTGACGATCACCGAGACGTCGAAAAAGCTCATCCGCCTCGACGTCGCCAAGCCCGGCCGTGTCTTCACCGAGGAGGAGCGCAGCCGCGTTCCCTCGGTCTTCACCGTGCTGCGCGCCATCACGGCGCTGTTCAAGACCGCGGAAGATGCCAATCTCGGTCTCTACGGCGCCTTCGGCTACGATCTCGCCTTCCAGTTCGACCCGGTCGACCACAAGCTTGAGCGCAAGGAGAGCCAGCGCGACCTCGTGCTGTTCCTGCCCGACGAGATCCTGGTCGTCGACCATTATTCGGCCAAGGCCTGGACCGACCGCTACGACTATTCCGGTGACGGGTTTTCGACGGAAGGACTGCCGCGCGACGAAGTCGTCGAGCCATTCAAAAGCCCCGACCGCATTCCGCCGCGCGGCGATCATGAACCTGGTGAATATGCCAACATCGTGCGCAAGGCGATGGATTCGTTCAAGCGCGGCGACCTGTTCGAGGTCGTGCCCGGCCAGATGTTCTACGAGCGCTGCGAGACGGCTCCGTCCGATATCTCCCGCAAGCTCAAGGCCATCAACCCTTCGCCCTACTCCTTCTTCATCAATCTGGGCGAAGGCGAATATTTGATCGGCGCCTCGCCCGAAATGTTCGTGCGCGTCAACGGCCGCCGCATCGAAACCTGCCCGATCTCCGGCACGATCAAGCGCGGCGACGACGCCATTTCCGACTCGGAGCAGATCCTCAAGCTGCTCAACTCGAAGAAGGACGAGTCCGAGCTCACCATGTGCTCGGACGTCGACCGCAACGACAAGTCGCGGGTCTGCGAGCCGGGCTCGGTGCGCGTCATCGGCCGCCGCCAGATCGAGATGTATTCGCGCCTGATCCACACCGTCGACCATATCGAGGGCCGGCTGCGCGAAGGCATGGACGCCTTCGACGCGTTTTTGTCGCATGCCTGGGCGGTCACCGTCACCGGCGCGCCAAAATTATGGGCTATGCGCTTCATCGAGCAGAACGAGAAGAGCCCGCGCGCGTGGTATGGCGGGGCGATCGGCATGGTCAACTTCAACGGTGACATGAACACCGGCTTGACCTTGCGCACCATCCGCATCAAGGACGGCATCGCGGAAGTGCGTGCCGGCGCCACGCTGCTCTTCGACAGCGTTCCCGAGGAAGAAGAAGCCGAAACCGAACTGAAGGCATCCGCCATGCTCTCCGCCATCCGCGACGCCAAGGCCGGCAACGCCGCCAGCACCGAGCGCACCACCGCGCGCGTCGGCGACGGTGTCAACATCCTGCTGGTCGACCACGAGGATAGTTTCGTCCACACGCTGGCCAACTATTTCCGCCAGACCGGCGCCAATGTCTCGACCGTGCGCACGCCGGTGCCCGAGGAAGTCTTCGACCGGCTGAAGCCCGACCTCGTCGTGCTTTCGCCCGGCCCTGGCACGCCCAAGGATTTCGATTGCGCCGCCACCATCAAGAAGGCGCGCGCCCGCGACCTGCCGATCTTCGGCGTCTGCCTTGGCCTGCAGGCGCTGGCCGAGGCCTATGGCGGCGAGTTACGGCAGCTGCACATACCGATGCACGGCAAGCCGTCGCGCATCCGCGTGTCGAAGCCGGGCATCATCTTCTCCGGCCTTCCCAAGGAAGTCACCGTCGGCCGCTACCACTCGATCTTCGCCGACCCGGTGCGGCTGCCCGACGATTTCATCGTCACGGCGGAGACCGAGGACGGCGTCATCATGGCCTTCGAGCACCGCAAGGAGCCGATCGCCGCGGTGCAGTTCCATCCGGAATCGATCATGACGCTCGGCCACAATGCCGGCATGCGCATCATCGAGAACATCGTCGCGCACCTGCCGCGCAAGGCCAAGGAAAAGGCAGCCTGA
- a CDS encoding LysR family transcriptional regulator has translation MDRLSGLLAFARTAELGSFVAAGRVLGLSASAVGKSVARLEQELGVRLLQRSTRRIGLTEEGSLFNERVRRILDDIDDAEAMLSRTRETPHGRLRVSTPIVTYHILLPVLPAFMARYPDIELDIDFNDHIVDIIEEGIDVAIRSGDLPDSRLLARPLGPFRLHLCAAPSYLERHGVPATPDDLRYHLGIRFRFPNSGKVQEWPLTMGAEVETRTVLTCNNMEALKGATISGLGIGCMPDFLVRDALAAGTLRSLLDEHVDGSGQFRMLWPSNRYLSPKVRVFIDFLSEKFSGER, from the coding sequence ATGGATCGTCTCAGCGGCCTTTTGGCCTTTGCCCGTACCGCCGAGCTCGGCAGCTTCGTCGCCGCGGGCCGGGTGCTCGGCCTCTCCGCCTCGGCGGTCGGCAAGAGTGTTGCCAGGCTGGAGCAGGAACTCGGCGTGCGCCTGCTTCAGCGCAGCACCCGACGGATCGGACTGACCGAGGAGGGGAGCCTGTTCAATGAACGGGTCCGCCGCATCCTCGATGACATAGACGATGCCGAGGCGATGCTGTCGCGAACGCGCGAGACGCCGCATGGCCGGCTTCGTGTCTCAACGCCGATCGTCACCTACCATATACTGTTGCCGGTGCTGCCCGCGTTCATGGCGCGCTATCCGGACATCGAACTCGACATCGACTTCAACGACCACATTGTCGATATCATCGAGGAGGGCATCGATGTTGCCATCCGAAGCGGCGACCTGCCGGATTCGCGGCTGCTGGCGCGGCCTCTCGGTCCTTTCCGCCTGCATCTGTGCGCGGCTCCATCCTACCTCGAGCGCCATGGCGTCCCAGCGACGCCGGACGATCTGCGGTATCATCTGGGCATCCGCTTTCGTTTTCCCAACAGCGGCAAGGTGCAGGAATGGCCGCTGACCATGGGCGCGGAGGTGGAGACCCGTACCGTGCTGACCTGCAACAATATGGAGGCCTTGAAGGGCGCGACGATCAGCGGCCTCGGCATCGGCTGCATGCCGGATTTCCTGGTGCGCGATGCGCTGGCCGCCGGCACTTTGCGCAGCCTTCTCGACGAGCATGTCGATGGAAGCGGCCAGTTCAGGATGTTGTGGCCGTCCAATCGCTACCTTTCGCCGAAGGTGCGCGTCTTCATCGACTTCCTGTCCGAGAAGTTTTCCGGGGAGCGGTAA
- a CDS encoding isochorismatase family protein: MAVTTLDQKTALVVIDLQKGIVAFPTAHPTSEVVRQASILADAFRSRGLPVVLVNVAGAPPGRTEHPPRVGAFPQGWADLVPELKQQPTDHTVTKRTAGAFVNTDLEAWLKGEGVTQVVIVGIATSMGVEATARHARDLGFNVTLAVDAMTDTNLDTHASSIAHVFPRLGETGTTRDILDLLAKRSA; this comes from the coding sequence ATGGCAGTGACCACGCTTGACCAGAAGACGGCGCTTGTCGTTATCGACCTGCAAAAAGGCATCGTCGCGTTTCCCACCGCCCATCCGACCAGCGAGGTCGTGAGGCAAGCAAGCATACTGGCGGATGCGTTCCGCAGTCGCGGCTTGCCAGTCGTGCTCGTCAACGTTGCCGGCGCGCCTCCTGGTCGAACCGAACATCCACCTCGCGTAGGCGCCTTTCCCCAGGGCTGGGCTGATCTTGTCCCCGAACTGAAGCAGCAACCGACAGATCACACGGTGACCAAGCGCACGGCGGGCGCTTTCGTCAACACGGATCTCGAAGCCTGGCTAAAGGGCGAGGGTGTCACCCAGGTGGTGATCGTCGGCATCGCCACCAGCATGGGCGTCGAGGCGACTGCGCGCCATGCCCGCGATCTCGGCTTCAACGTCACGCTCGCCGTCGATGCCATGACCGACACCAATCTCGATACCCATGCCAGCAGCATCGCGCATGTCTTTCCGAGGCTGGGTGAAACCGGCACGACGCGGGACATCCTCGATCTCTTGGCGAAAAGGAGTGCCTGA